From the Desulfovibrio sp. UIB00 genome, one window contains:
- a CDS encoding pyridoxal phosphate-dependent aminotransferase translates to MQISDRLSSIKPSLTLSVNSRALELKAQGISVISLAVGEPDFPTPKHVCEAAKAAIDDNFCRYTAVPGIPELRKAAGAYFERNYGVPVPMESIVIGAGGKHCLYNFMQATLNPGDEVLVPAPYWLSYPDMVMLTGANPVPVLAGPEQGFKVTPAMLEAHTTDKTKLLILNSPSNPTGAVYSEAEFTAIMDWAIARGLFVLSDEIYDQLVFAPAKMTSAIGWFAKYPEQVAVLNGLSKSYAMTGWRVGFLAAHPTLIKKISAMQGHSTSNICSIAQKAGLAALTGSMECVDKMREAFVRRRDFAMKIIEGWPFAICPKPDGAFYLFLDVSKCYGGSVHNSTDLCTLLLDKAHVAVVPGAAFGDDKCIRFSYAVGDDVLKGALENIGKVLAQLAAEPK, encoded by the coding sequence ATGCAGATTTCAGACCGTCTGAGCAGTATCAAACCTTCTCTGACACTCAGTGTCAACAGCCGCGCCCTTGAGCTTAAGGCCCAGGGAATTTCAGTAATCAGCCTTGCCGTGGGCGAGCCGGACTTCCCCACGCCCAAACACGTTTGCGAGGCTGCCAAAGCGGCTATTGACGACAATTTTTGCCGCTACACCGCCGTGCCGGGCATTCCCGAACTCCGCAAGGCTGCGGGCGCGTATTTTGAAAGAAACTACGGCGTCCCGGTGCCGATGGAATCCATTGTTATCGGCGCGGGCGGCAAGCACTGCCTCTATAATTTCATGCAGGCCACGCTCAACCCCGGCGACGAGGTGCTTGTGCCTGCCCCGTACTGGCTCAGCTACCCCGATATGGTCATGCTGACTGGCGCAAACCCCGTGCCTGTGCTTGCCGGGCCGGAGCAGGGCTTCAAGGTGACGCCCGCCATGCTCGAGGCGCACACCACGGATAAAACCAAGCTGCTCATTCTGAACTCGCCCAGCAACCCCACTGGCGCGGTCTACAGCGAGGCCGAGTTTACAGCCATTATGGATTGGGCCATTGCGCGCGGGCTGTTTGTGCTTTCTGATGAAATTTACGATCAGCTTGTGTTCGCCCCTGCCAAGATGACCAGCGCCATTGGCTGGTTTGCCAAATATCCCGAGCAGGTGGCCGTGCTCAACGGTCTCTCAAAGAGCTACGCCATGACAGGCTGGCGCGTGGGCTTTTTGGCTGCGCACCCGACCCTGATCAAAAAGATATCGGCCATGCAGGGCCACAGCACTTCGAATATCTGCTCCATCGCGCAGAAGGCGGGCCTTGCGGCCTTGACCGGCAGTATGGAATGCGTGGACAAAATGCGCGAGGCCTTTGTGCGGCGGCGCGATTTTGCCATGAAGATCATTGAGGGCTGGCCCTTTGCCATCTGCCCCAAGCCCGATGGCGCGTTCTACCTCTTTTTGGATGTTTCCAAGTGCTATGGCGGCAGCGTGCACAACTCCACCGACCTTTGCACCCTGCTGCTCGACAAGGCCCACGTGGCCGTGGTGCCGGGCGCGGCCTTTGGCGACGACAAGTGCATCCGCTTTTCGTACGCTGTGGGTGACGACGTGCTCAAGGGCGCGCTGGAAAATATCGGCAAGGTGCTTGCGCAACTGGCTGCGGAGCCGAAATAG
- a CDS encoding DUF4747 family protein, with product MARKQRIAVCALNVVIHDENKRDYSKLLKNCSDKHDVVQFNKTHAACLIGVKESFTPYGNYLFGTVFKFVNIRPPYFDINKLSLILDEDGNPKNIIDPQIRSNTLDVNFCLFEDSHRIFVDVRNITPKMAKDFFERIFKREEIVAEFGEVDVSLHSTKEYIEEILRIPSLRSLEIFVHRPNPTNMNRFDFDVEESLREQNAESLQHRLATRSDNITPNELTKNFMNAARNNGRVIGRGRDEDGKTVEFDTDNSPLVDSIFTEKNEPYLFALARAAQKVWEKITTQDG from the coding sequence ATGGCGCGAAAACAAAGAATTGCTGTATGTGCATTGAATGTTGTAATCCATGACGAGAATAAAAGGGATTACAGCAAATTATTAAAAAATTGTTCAGACAAGCATGATGTTGTTCAGTTTAATAAGACTCATGCTGCCTGCCTTATAGGGGTAAAAGAATCTTTTACCCCTTATGGAAACTATTTATTCGGAACAGTATTTAAATTTGTTAACATTCGACCACCGTATTTTGATATAAACAAGCTGTCGCTTATTTTGGATGAAGACGGAAACCCCAAAAATATTATTGATCCACAGATCAGATCAAATACTTTGGACGTTAATTTCTGCTTATTTGAAGACTCGCACCGCATATTTGTAGATGTGAGGAATATCACTCCAAAGATGGCAAAAGATTTTTTTGAGCGTATTTTTAAACGCGAAGAGATTGTTGCCGAGTTTGGTGAGGTTGATGTGTCGCTGCACTCTACGAAAGAATATATTGAGGAGATATTGCGCATACCATCTTTGCGATCTTTAGAAATTTTTGTCCATCGACCAAATCCAACAAATATGAATAGATTTGATTTTGATGTTGAAGAAAGTCTAAGAGAGCAAAATGCTGAATCTTTACAGCATCGGCTGGCGACTCGAAGTGATAATATCACACCAAATGAACTAACAAAAAATTTTATGAATGCTGCAAGAAATAATGGGCGTGTGATAGGGAGGGGGCGGGACGAAGATGGCAAGACTGTCGAATTCGACACGGATAATTCGCCACTTGTAGATAGTATTTTTACTGAAAAAAACGAACCCTATTTGTTCGCCCTTGCTAGGGCCGCTCAAAAAGTATGGGAGAAGATTACAACACAAGATGGTTAA
- the sfsA gene encoding DNA/RNA nuclease SfsA, with product MSSEPKNAAHTAAADTSRPSCGDLPGPSTAAPLLPLPAHCIVAAFVARRKRFSVLLQHQGADLWVHSNNSGSMLGLCLPGAPVLASPASNPERKLKYTQECVWLARRAVPALVESAHESGAHESDTHSPADGFWVGVNTSTPNRMLEAAFHARRLPFAQGYTTIVREAKRGQSRLDGLLTAPGLPPLWVECKNVTMVEDNAACFPDAASERGQKHLRELMDIVACGERAAMFYLVQRPDGECFAPADFIDPAYAALFYEALSAGVEMYPFRALVSPAGIDLGPMLPVRPERP from the coding sequence ATGAGCTCTGAACCCAAAAATGCAGCACATACAGCCGCTGCCGATACCTCCCGGCCCTCATGCGGCGACCTGCCCGGCCCCTCCACCGCTGCCCCGCTGCTACCCTTGCCGGCCCACTGCATTGTGGCCGCCTTTGTGGCGCGCCGCAAACGCTTCAGCGTGCTGTTGCAGCATCAGGGCGCAGACCTGTGGGTGCACAGCAACAATTCGGGGAGCATGCTGGGCCTGTGCCTGCCGGGCGCGCCGGTGCTGGCATCCCCGGCAAGCAATCCTGAACGCAAGCTCAAATACACGCAGGAATGCGTGTGGCTGGCACGCAGGGCCGTACCTGCACTGGTTGAGAGCGCCCACGAGTCTGGAGCACATGAATCAGACACACACTCCCCTGCCGACGGCTTCTGGGTGGGTGTGAACACCAGCACCCCCAACCGCATGCTTGAGGCGGCCTTTCATGCGCGCCGCCTGCCCTTTGCGCAGGGCTACACCACCATTGTGCGCGAGGCCAAACGCGGGCAAAGCAGGCTGGACGGCCTGCTCACGGCCCCCGGTCTGCCGCCTCTGTGGGTGGAGTGCAAAAACGTCACGATGGTGGAAGACAACGCCGCATGCTTCCCCGATGCCGCCAGCGAACGCGGGCAAAAGCACCTGCGCGAACTCATGGACATTGTGGCCTGCGGCGAACGCGCCGCCATGTTCTATCTGGTGCAGCGTCCGGACGGGGAATGCTTTGCTCCGGCGGATTTCATTGATCCGGCCTATGCCGCCCTGTTTTATGAGGCGCTCTCCGCAGGGGTGGAGATGTATCCCTTCCGCGCCTTGGTCAGCCCTGCGGGCATTGACCTTGGCCCCATGCTGCCCGTGCGACCGGAGCGCCCATAA